A window of Glycine soja cultivar W05 chromosome 13, ASM419377v2, whole genome shotgun sequence genomic DNA:
ACATgttttgtatgatttatttgagttaattttttttgctctGTTCAGAGACCATGGCAAGAGGTTCCTAAGAGACGAATTCCAGTTACTACTTGACTATAACTCACTCaagaaaattttacatataaaaaaaattaaatatgattcttCTATTAAATAGTTAAGATTTTGTGACTAGACCTTCCACCTTTGTGTTAGTCTTatggatttttaatttaattcaatagTTATGCATTTTTcagtatttttcattaattaaaaattataatcaatacgatttttaaaataattatgataaaaatgaaCAAACTGCTACTATAGATGATCGTTTGTATAATCATGGAACCGATTTTTGTGTATCTTTCTCACTGAATCAGCTCGTGCTTAATGCTATATGGAACCAATTTTGAAAGAATAATATGTCATTTTGAGTGGTTAATACTGTTCATACAAAATCAATTCTTAATGTAAACTTGTCTAAGACTTATATGTCATTTTGTCCATTTAGGGAATGAGGGAAACCCTACAAAAAGGTATTAAACGCGAAAAACCAAATAATAATGTGGACTTTGTTTTATCGTTCATGGCCACAagagtcatcatcatcatcttcagcCAGCCATATAATCGCACTACAGAAATTATATtagtacaattttttattataaaaaagatatattatgTAAAAAGTGATAGAAAAAAGTGAGTGagataaaatagttaatttggtgaaaagaaataaaatgttataaaaataaaatttatttattttattaaaaatgtttttattttgtttattcattgaaaataatataaatgtgagtttaaaatgattattatataatcaaataataatcaatttagCCTCTAAATTACATCTCATAATTACCTTAGttcttttttcaattaagaACTGAAATTTTTAGGATTTCATTCAAGTCCTTAAAATTAATCTCCCCCCTCATTTAGTTCTCTAAACATATTTTTCAgacttaattgtatttttggtcCAGTAATTATcttgtacaattttttaaaattataattgtgtCAATTGGGTCCTTCAAGTATAGTAAATATGTAAAATCTCTTAGGTTTCAGTTGTGCCAATTCAACGGGTTTCAAAACTGTAcaattttagtctcttaaattTCATACTTGTGCCATTAgacaaaaattttacatttgaAAATTTGTAATAATTGGGAAACTAAAATTGCACAATTCCAATATTAGGGGATCCAGTTGATGCAATTGAAATTTAAGGGACTAAATCACATATTTACAAAACCTAAAGGATCCAATTTACATAATTGGAATTTAAGGGACTAAAATCGTACTATTGTaatacctaaaaaataaaaaatgcatttgAAATTGGTAAGTGGAACAAATGATGCATTTTTAATAGGTTACATGTTCGAGTCCcttctatttctctcttttgGGGATGCTTGTTTTATGAGATTATCTTACATTTTTTGGAATATAAAAGCAAGAATGTTTAATcttatatttgttaaaatatttttgggtatCTTTCATTTTCAAGAAAGTTACATCCTCATGTCCACATAGTTTTTATTCTCATGCTAATGGGGAGGGAATgtgacaaattatttttaactccacaataactttcatttttacttttatttttcatttattattataaaactttaaaaatattcctaaaaatgttaaaaattatatatatatatatatcaagaaaTAACATTTCCTAAGAATCCAAAATAATTTTGTGAAACAAACACTCCTTAGAAtgagataaatataattattttcataaatgttCTTTAAAACCTAAGATTTATCCAACCTTACCAATAAATGAGATTGTAATTTTTGTTGAGGCTAATAGTTACACATTTATAGtctaaaatatataatgaattgTGATTCAATGTGAATCTCAAATGtatagtttattttttcaatgtttgaatattttttaatgtattaaatttaatcttttaagaaaatattatattaatttgttgtaAATATCTGGTCGCATTATATGCAAGTCAGTCAGTGGATAACAATAAGACACGTCCTAGGTATGTTACTGTTACCGTCACTGACATGGGGGACCATGTTACGTTGTCCGTAACTCATacacacaacacaacaaaacACCATCATCCCACAAAGTAATAAGAATATCAACATCGTCATGCAAATCCTATTGTCCTGTCACAAAAGTTTCAGCATCCAGGTTTCCACACGCAGATATCCGATCACCGTGTCGTTAACGAAAGGagaatcaaacaaataaaagcGCAAAATCATGCTAAAGAATAATAATCACAATTCTCAACCACCAAATGTTCGATAAATTGCCTAATTAAAAACAATGCTGAGTTTCTAAAAAATGGCGAAACCCAAAACAAACAGAGCAAAAGGGTATTCAAAAGCAGAATCAGTGCAAGGAAAGAGACAGTAAAACTGTAAAACGTTACCTTTCCGGCGTCTTGCCATGCGACTCCCGTGAGAGCCTCAACGGCCAAAGCACCGAGAGAACCCAGCATTGCCCACCTTCCATGAATGAGTTCGCACTCACGGAACCTCTGAATCCCGAAAACCTCCGAGTAGGGCTGAAACGGCGTCGGCTTAACCTCGGCGACCTCCACCCTGGTTCCGATCACATCGCCGGCGATGTTCTTCGCGAGGTTCTGGTCCAGCGAGTCCAGGTCGAACTGCAGGTACTCCGCGGGCTTCGCGAACCCGAACGGGTCGAACCCGCGGTCGCCGATCATGCTTCCATCGAGCCACTCCGGCGGCTCCGCATTCGGGAACCACACCAGCCGGTCTCCGGAGGGTTTCactttcacttcctttttctTCGGCGGCGGCTGCGGCGCCGTCTTCTTTTTGCCGAAGTTCAAGAGCGCGTGGAATCTTCCGTTGTTTAAGGTTGTCGTGTTAACGTTGTTGAGACGGGTGCCGAAAAAGTATGACGTggcggcggcggcggtggcAGTGGCCATGGCGGAGTTTGGAATAGTAGTTACGTGTTTGTGGGTGGAAAAAGTGTGGGAAAGGgatgtatatatatgtaagtGTGTTTATGTATTTGTGTTTCAGTGTGGGGGTGAGTTAATTTTGTGATGGATGGAGTGTGTGAGCATAAAATGTGGCTTATCTCTCAGCCTTATCTGCATGGTTGTGCCTGAATGGTTGGTTGATTGTTGCTTCACATTTATTCTGTGGACCTCAAGGAAAAACaccattttttacattttcacatttttgttggtttcctttgatttattttatgctaagaaattaaaaacttaaaaaaaacaaacttgtgTTAGCATT
This region includes:
- the LOC114382607 gene encoding chlorophyll a-b binding protein CP29.3, chloroplastic-like → MATATAAAATSYFFGTRLNNVNTTTLNNGRFHALLNFGKKKTAPQPPPKKKEVKVKPSGDRLVWFPNAEPPEWLDGSMIGDRGFDPFGFAKPAEYLQFDLDSLDQNLAKNIAGDVIGTRVEVAEVKPTPFQPYSEVFGIQRFRECELIHGRWAMLGSLGALAVEALTGVAWQDAGKVELVEGSSYLGLPLPFSLTTLIWIEVIVIGYIEFQRNAELDPEKRLYPGGRFFDPLGLANDPEEKARLQLAEIKHSRLAMVVFLIFAIQAAVTGKGPISFLATFNK